From a region of the Nitrospira sp. genome:
- a CDS encoding DUF2934 domain-containing protein, with the protein MKTQPSKQRTKNTPAIPKGSRTQEQSSAGTAVPKKQPTFDDLHARITVRAYYLYVERGRRESCAEQDWLDAEREILNHTFPV; encoded by the coding sequence ATGAAAACGCAACCTTCGAAGCAGCGAACAAAGAACACACCGGCCATTCCCAAGGGAAGTCGAACCCAGGAGCAATCATCGGCTGGGACGGCGGTGCCAAAGAAGCAACCGACGTTTGACGATTTGCATGCGCGTATCACCGTACGAGCGTATTATCTGTACGTTGAGCGGGGTCGCCGTGAGAGCTGTGCAGAGCAAGACTGGCTGGATGCGGAACGGGAGATTCTGAACCACACATTTCCCGTGTAG
- a CDS encoding site-specific integrase, which yields MGLTKRRDSYYVEFRVIENEDGKSWILASGVPGAKKKRWKVGCLNKTIAREMEAAIKTRLLLGHEKTEQAKPILFKEWATAYLNLESIKALRSYQDRLEIVERQLIPFFGGKVLTEIKPHDVEAFRAQRKKKDGTKPTIQTVNNDHVVLKHCLNVAIRRGLLQVNPATRVPLPDPQNARDRVLTEEEWSKLYDVAKGHLKPVLLLAYQLGQRFGEIVGLTWDRVDLKRGFITLRSQDTKTKKPRQVPMTPDIRVALQRLSKIRSLSTRHVFTFRGKPIQRISRSFRTTLRDAGITDFRFHDLRHCASTNLRRAGVDTATAMKIVGHKSEKMWKRYNAIEERDLVQAALKVQKYLQENTPGTLDPMTESL from the coding sequence ATGGGACTAACCAAGCGGCGCGATAGTTACTATGTTGAGTTCCGTGTGATTGAGAATGAGGATGGCAAATCGTGGATCCTCGCCAGTGGCGTACCCGGAGCCAAAAAGAAGCGATGGAAAGTGGGGTGCCTGAACAAGACAATCGCTCGCGAGATGGAAGCCGCGATCAAAACCCGTTTGCTCTTGGGCCACGAGAAAACCGAACAGGCTAAGCCGATTCTCTTCAAGGAATGGGCAACTGCCTATCTGAATCTCGAATCAATCAAGGCTCTTCGCAGCTACCAAGACCGACTCGAAATCGTGGAGCGGCAGCTAATCCCGTTCTTCGGTGGAAAGGTCTTAACGGAGATTAAGCCTCATGATGTCGAAGCCTTCCGAGCACAACGTAAGAAGAAGGATGGAACAAAGCCCACTATTCAGACTGTGAACAATGACCATGTTGTACTCAAACATTGTCTGAACGTGGCAATCCGACGGGGGCTCTTACAGGTCAACCCCGCTACCAGGGTTCCGCTTCCTGATCCACAGAACGCCAGAGATAGAGTGTTGACTGAAGAAGAATGGAGCAAACTCTACGATGTCGCAAAGGGACATCTAAAGCCTGTCCTGTTACTCGCCTATCAGCTGGGCCAGAGATTTGGTGAGATTGTCGGACTGACATGGGACCGTGTTGATCTCAAGAGGGGCTTTATTACACTTCGCAGTCAGGATACGAAGACTAAGAAGCCTCGCCAAGTCCCAATGACTCCAGATATACGAGTGGCCCTTCAACGCCTGTCGAAAATCCGTTCACTCTCAACACGTCATGTCTTCACGTTCAGAGGCAAACCTATACAACGCATCAGCCGGTCTTTTCGCACAACCTTACGAGATGCCGGAATTACCGACTTTAGGTTCCATGATCTTCGACATTGTGCGTCTACGAACTTGCGAAGGGCTGGAGTGGATACAGCGACCGCGATGAAGATCGTTGGTCATAAGTCTGAGAAGATGTGGAAGCGTTATAATGCAATCGAGGAGCGCGACTTGGTTCAGGCAGCGCTGAAAGTTCAAAAATACCTCCAAGAGAACACGCCGGGAACACTTGACCCTATGACCGAGAGTCTGTAG
- a CDS encoding helix-turn-helix domain-containing protein has protein sequence MNNLLTMDEAAKYLGISKLTLYGWVSARKLGYVKIGRLVKFKQTQLDAWIDQHTITPRRDSHGTNQAAR, from the coding sequence ATGAACAATCTTTTGACAATGGATGAAGCCGCGAAGTATTTAGGTATCTCAAAATTGACCCTGTACGGATGGGTCTCCGCGAGGAAACTGGGGTATGTTAAAATCGGGCGACTTGTGAAGTTTAAGCAGACTCAGCTGGACGCATGGATCGATCAGCACACGATCACACCACGGAGAGACAGCCATGGGACTAACCAAGCGGCGCGATAG
- a CDS encoding type IV toxin-antitoxin system AbiEi family antitoxin domain-containing protein — translation MKKNLGRYERQLLAYAQLRGKNTIRTGEMSKSLRLSPKQERELLSRLTRAGMIARVSRGLYLVPQRLPLGGKWSPSEVLAIDTLIKDRGGSYQICGPNAFHRYGFDEQIPNRTYVYNNRISGERKVGPIALSLIKVANKRLGSTEEIHTEENINLVYASRVRTLVDAVYDWSRFNSLPRAYDWIRRELKMKRVSPGDLVNITLQYGDTGTIRRMGVILEKEGVGALLLSRLNSALKPTTSLISWIPSRPKRGIVNRRWGVLINETA, via the coding sequence ATGAAAAAAAATCTAGGTCGTTATGAAAGGCAGCTTCTCGCTTATGCTCAGTTACGTGGCAAGAACACAATACGCACTGGTGAGATGTCAAAATCCTTGCGCCTTTCTCCAAAGCAAGAGCGCGAGCTTCTTTCTAGGCTTACTCGCGCAGGAATGATTGCCCGTGTGTCACGCGGATTATATCTTGTGCCGCAACGGCTGCCCTTAGGTGGGAAATGGAGCCCAAGTGAGGTCCTCGCGATTGATACCTTAATCAAGGATAGAGGTGGGTCTTATCAAATATGCGGACCAAATGCATTTCACCGCTATGGGTTTGATGAACAAATACCCAACCGAACATATGTCTACAACAACCGTATTTCAGGTGAAAGAAAGGTTGGGCCAATTGCATTATCGCTTATCAAGGTTGCCAACAAGCGGCTAGGTTCAACTGAGGAAATCCATACAGAAGAAAACATAAATTTGGTATATGCATCACGAGTCCGGACCCTTGTAGATGCTGTATATGATTGGTCGCGATTCAATAGTTTACCCCGCGCTTACGATTGGATTCGCAGAGAACTCAAAATGAAACGGGTCAGTCCAGGTGATTTGGTAAATATCACATTGCAATATGGTGATACAGGGACAATCCGTCGCATGGGCGTTATCTTAGAAAAGGAAGGTGTAGGAGCATTACTTCTTAGCAGACTAAATTCGGCATTGAAGCCAACAACAAGTTTGATTTCGTGGATTCCCAGTCGTCCCAAAAGAGGAATAGTGAATCGGCGATGGGGTGTATTGATAAACGAAACGGCATGA
- a CDS encoding nucleotidyl transferase AbiEii/AbiGii toxin family protein yields MITLHEDELLFKDAINLTAAETAFAARLIEKDYYCSVLLEQLAIAAGQDLVFKGGTCLAKVHGDFFRMSEDLDFAISMPVDSSRAERSRKVARLKQTIDNLPDSLGCFSITEPMQGANN; encoded by the coding sequence GTGATAACTCTTCACGAAGACGAACTATTATTTAAGGACGCGATAAATCTTACCGCTGCAGAAACGGCTTTTGCGGCTCGCCTCATTGAGAAGGACTATTATTGCAGCGTACTACTGGAACAGTTAGCCATAGCAGCTGGACAAGATCTGGTGTTCAAAGGGGGCACGTGTCTCGCAAAGGTCCACGGCGATTTCTTTAGGATGAGTGAAGACCTTGATTTTGCCATTTCAATGCCTGTCGATTCATCGAGAGCAGAGCGGAGCAGGAAAGTTGCTCGCCTGAAGCAAACAATTGACAATCTCCCAGATTCTCTAGGATGTTTTTCAATTACAGAACCAATGCAGGGGGCCAATAATTGA
- a CDS encoding nucleotidyl transferase AbiEii/AbiGii toxin family protein — MGAIGYISVLDGQKDNIRIEISLREPLLTATVSGKARTLMIDPVSNASLIAPVSVSCISRIEALAEKFRAALTRREVAIRDFYDLDYLMRQYAIRSQDLELRTLVKSKIHVPGNGPIDVGESRLAELRNQMDGRLKPVLREKDFSEFSLARAYETVTHMARIVA, encoded by the coding sequence CTGGGTGCCATCGGGTATATTTCAGTTCTTGATGGGCAGAAGGACAATATTCGCATTGAGATTAGTCTTCGCGAACCATTACTCACCGCAACGGTGAGCGGTAAAGCTAGAACGCTTATGATAGATCCAGTGTCCAACGCTTCATTGATCGCTCCTGTATCAGTAAGTTGCATATCGCGAATTGAAGCGCTCGCAGAGAAGTTTCGAGCTGCATTGACAAGAAGGGAAGTCGCCATCCGTGACTTTTACGACTTGGATTATCTTATGAGGCAATATGCGATCAGGAGCCAAGACTTGGAATTAAGAACATTGGTCAAAAGTAAAATCCATGTGCCTGGCAATGGTCCTATTGATGTAGGCGAAAGTCGCTTGGCCGAGCTACGAAATCAAATGGATGGACGATTAAAACCAGTACTTCGAGAAAAAGACTTTTCAGAGTTTTCCTTAGCTCGTGCTTATGAAACTGTTACGCACATGGCTAGAATAGTGGCATGA
- a CDS encoding helix-turn-helix domain-containing protein — MATLTREPIVPTAEDAALAKKALQALASHQDPSMDFHVQIIQKRKTPERLFLPPSAVHLLFTILDEMSAGNAVTLIPVHAELTTQEAADVLNVSRPFLVNLLAEQKIPYRKVGTHRRILFADLMRYKHQIDADRRGVLDQLTQDAQALKMGY; from the coding sequence ATGGCTACTTTAACCAGAGAACCGATTGTGCCGACCGCTGAGGACGCAGCGCTCGCGAAGAAAGCGCTACAAGCCCTGGCATCGCACCAAGACCCATCCATGGATTTCCACGTTCAGATTATTCAGAAGCGGAAAACCCCTGAACGTCTGTTTTTGCCTCCTTCGGCTGTGCACCTCCTATTCACCATCCTTGACGAAATGTCGGCGGGCAATGCCGTCACACTGATTCCGGTCCATGCCGAACTCACGACGCAAGAAGCCGCCGACGTGCTGAATGTGTCCCGTCCGTTCCTCGTGAATCTGTTAGCCGAGCAGAAAATCCCCTACCGTAAGGTTGGCACCCACCGGCGCATTCTCTTCGCGGATCTCATGCGTTACAAACATCAGATCGATGCGGACCGCCGTGGTGTCCTCGATCAACTGACCCAAGACGCGCAAGCGCTGAAGATGGGCTATTGA
- a CDS encoding PIN domain-containing protein — protein MATFTALYDACVLYPAPLRDLLLELAVTDLFRAKWSSHIHDEWIRAVLEHRSDLTVAQLRRTRDLMDDHVRDCLVEDFQELIPSLTLPDPNDRHVLAAAIRGRADVIVTYNLADFPDKELQKYGITPQHPDEFLLHLFNLAPSIVCAAARTHRARLKHPPKTTAEYLETLERQSLSQFVAALRPYAVRL, from the coding sequence GTGGCCACCTTCACCGCGCTCTACGATGCCTGCGTCCTGTATCCCGCTCCTCTTCGTGATCTGCTCCTCGAACTCGCTGTAACGGATCTATTTCGCGCCAAATGGTCCTCACACATTCATGACGAGTGGATACGGGCGGTACTTGAGCATCGATCAGATCTCACCGTTGCGCAGCTCCGGCGCACGAGAGACCTCATGGATGACCATGTTCGCGACTGCCTCGTTGAGGATTTTCAGGAGTTGATTCCATCCCTCACCCTACCAGACCCGAATGATCGGCATGTCCTGGCGGCCGCCATTCGCGGGAGGGCTGACGTGATTGTCACCTACAATCTTGCGGACTTTCCCGATAAGGAACTCCAGAAATACGGCATCACGCCCCAACATCCCGATGAGTTTCTGCTACACCTCTTCAATCTGGCACCGAGCATCGTCTGTGCCGCTGCCAGAACGCATCGGGCGAGGCTCAAACATCCTCCAAAGACCACGGCTGAATACCTCGAGACGCTTGAACGCCAGTCCTTGTCACAATTCGTGGCGGCGCTTCGTCCCTACGCGGTTCGTCTCTGA
- the mobC gene encoding plasmid mobilization relaxosome protein MobC, whose translation MGQTAKRTTTITVDLGELKAPWHTWCQDRGVTPSHALRNALRQAMDRRATRAPAPRLRVMPKRERATARIELNLTTSELAALKRMAGHEGYVPTKWVVAMVRAKLSGQPQVGQSELETLARSNQQLLALGRNLNQIAKVLNTAPQNRTAFRVEVVTELSRVIQAHTKKVSDVLRGTVERWHLQ comes from the coding sequence ATGGGGCAGACGGCCAAACGGACGACCACGATCACGGTGGATCTGGGTGAACTGAAAGCGCCATGGCATACCTGGTGTCAGGACCGCGGCGTCACGCCGAGCCATGCGTTGCGGAACGCCCTTCGGCAGGCCATGGATCGGAGAGCAACGCGGGCTCCTGCACCTCGGCTGCGGGTCATGCCCAAGCGAGAACGAGCCACCGCTCGCATCGAACTGAACCTGACGACCTCAGAGCTTGCCGCTCTGAAGCGCATGGCCGGTCACGAAGGCTACGTGCCGACGAAATGGGTAGTGGCGATGGTGCGCGCTAAGTTGTCCGGGCAGCCGCAGGTCGGACAGTCGGAACTGGAGACATTGGCCCGGTCGAATCAGCAACTCCTCGCCTTGGGGAGGAACCTGAACCAGATTGCGAAAGTTCTGAATACTGCGCCTCAAAACAGGACAGCGTTTCGGGTTGAGGTCGTCACCGAACTTTCTCGCGTGATCCAGGCTCATACGAAGAAGGTGTCCGATGTCTTACGCGGGACCGTGGAGCGATGGCACCTTCAGTGA
- a CDS encoding N-acetyltransferase, giving the protein MLNRNSKSVSANNQVFNNETEERYAMPFANLVVYANVSKDKNKLYINYVFAPQELRGKGAVGEFMSKLMDVVRVEKLKAVPICGYAAS; this is encoded by the coding sequence ATGCTCAACAGGAATAGTAAATCCGTAAGTGCTAACAATCAAGTATTCAATAATGAGACCGAAGAACGCTATGCAATGCCGTTCGCCAACCTGGTGGTTTACGCCAATGTCAGCAAGGATAAGAACAAGCTTTACATTAATTACGTTTTCGCGCCACAAGAGTTACGCGGCAAGGGGGCGGTCGGAGAATTCATGAGTAAGTTGATGGATGTTGTGCGCGTGGAAAAACTGAAGGCCGTGCCCATATGCGGCTATGCCGCAAGTTGA
- a CDS encoding RES family NAD+ phosphorylase: MKCCPECFGDRGLRHNIFPLFLPAKGKCSFCAAESQPLLNPTQLQEYFELLVSAYRSDATGKLLVHWFREDWGLFANSPMNDSKAKELLSEVLDDGDIVRKSFLPSEMVDKDRLSEWEKLREELMYRNRFFPDVELDEERLKNLLAHLSVTVGEVPDVWYRARISTEDVPFPIEKMGAPDRRIATHGRANPAGIPYLYLGSNPKTAVSEIRPHTGERACVADFRTPSDLKLVDLRAPRRTVSPFLLADALDIQRMRNDLPFLERLGLELTTPVLPQAAAVDYTPSQFLCEFVKRCSYDGVIYRSSVSDGMNLALFYPAKAKPGAVVEYSVTNVTVAVSEIRTVL; encoded by the coding sequence ATGAAGTGTTGTCCGGAATGCTTCGGTGATCGCGGTCTTCGCCACAACATCTTCCCCCTTTTCTTGCCAGCGAAAGGCAAATGTTCGTTCTGCGCAGCAGAGAGCCAGCCGCTCCTAAACCCAACGCAGTTGCAAGAATATTTTGAGCTATTGGTAAGTGCGTACCGCTCGGATGCAACTGGCAAGTTACTTGTCCATTGGTTTCGGGAGGATTGGGGTTTGTTTGCGAACTCGCCTATGAATGATTCAAAAGCTAAGGAGCTCCTGAGTGAGGTGTTAGATGACGGTGATATTGTAAGGAAATCCTTTCTGCCTTCCGAAATGGTTGACAAAGATAGATTGAGCGAGTGGGAAAAACTTCGGGAAGAATTGATGTATCGAAACCGTTTTTTCCCCGATGTGGAACTCGACGAAGAGCGGTTGAAAAACCTTCTTGCTCATCTAAGCGTCACAGTGGGAGAAGTTCCCGACGTGTGGTATAGAGCGAGAATATCAACTGAAGATGTTCCATTTCCGATTGAAAAGATGGGTGCGCCAGATAGAAGGATTGCCACGCACGGACGTGCGAATCCCGCAGGAATCCCCTACTTATATTTGGGTTCGAATCCAAAAACTGCCGTATCTGAAATTAGGCCTCACACAGGCGAAAGAGCTTGCGTGGCCGATTTTAGAACTCCTTCTGACCTTAAGCTCGTTGATCTACGTGCACCACGGAGGACGGTGTCCCCATTTCTGCTAGCCGATGCGCTTGATATCCAAAGAATGAGAAACGATTTGCCATTTCTTGAGCGGCTAGGCTTAGAATTGACCACGCCCGTCCTTCCTCAGGCAGCGGCTGTTGACTATACTCCTAGCCAATTTTTGTGTGAGTTCGTTAAGCGGTGTAGCTACGATGGAGTCATTTATCGCAGCTCGGTGAGCGATGGAATGAATTTGGCCCTTTTTTACCCAGCGAAAGCCAAACCCGGTGCTGTCGTTGAATACTCGGTCACTAACGTCACTGTAGCCGTCTCCGAGATAAGAACTGTTTTGTAA
- a CDS encoding sce7725 family protein: MYHPYFRGKQYELITIREMAAIFQEAEFCPIIEPVKETLNGLNRTLKAVAEVEGRAIVIVNPHHGDLSESGEPLTELLQEEFLNLPGISAGILLKPNMSVAEALECFEDHSDHSPCFIHAGFTDAKTLSAKLGQSMKDQCHIFVDRFCGKLYQKHFKQAHRVLLRDGFQKKRNRDYEELEFFSDLHVTYTDEGMDGFGDFLIVGDDYSETGGPAYAVAIHLTFIDSEKDDAMQIYHFVSDRQDTPQDPAGKFAEALEKMISILKKKHSKIEETSAVQEFRELHRRGHFPGLGYIKKLSMNHHIETLALYFNPAT, encoded by the coding sequence ATGTATCATCCTTACTTTCGCGGAAAACAGTATGAACTGATAACGATAAGAGAAATGGCCGCTATTTTTCAGGAGGCGGAGTTTTGTCCGATAATTGAACCAGTCAAGGAAACCTTGAATGGGCTTAACAGAACGTTAAAAGCTGTTGCAGAGGTCGAGGGACGTGCAATCGTCATTGTAAATCCACACCATGGTGATCTGTCAGAATCAGGGGAACCATTGACAGAACTCTTACAGGAGGAATTTCTTAACTTACCTGGAATATCAGCGGGAATTCTTCTCAAGCCCAACATGTCAGTTGCCGAAGCGCTTGAATGTTTCGAAGATCACTCTGACCACTCACCTTGTTTCATACATGCGGGCTTTACCGATGCCAAAACTTTGTCGGCCAAGTTAGGCCAGTCGATGAAAGACCAATGCCATATCTTTGTTGATCGCTTTTGCGGAAAACTTTACCAAAAACATTTCAAACAAGCACACAGAGTGCTCTTAAGAGATGGCTTTCAAAAAAAGCGAAATCGAGATTATGAAGAACTTGAGTTTTTTTCCGACCTTCACGTTACCTACACGGATGAAGGCATGGATGGATTCGGCGATTTTCTAATCGTTGGTGATGATTACAGCGAAACTGGGGGACCAGCCTATGCAGTCGCAATCCATCTTACATTCATAGACTCAGAGAAAGATGATGCAATGCAGATTTATCATTTCGTTTCGGATCGACAGGATACGCCCCAAGACCCCGCAGGGAAATTTGCTGAGGCGCTGGAAAAGATGATCTCGATTCTGAAGAAAAAGCACTCCAAGATAGAGGAGACATCGGCAGTCCAAGAGTTTCGCGAGCTTCACCGGCGAGGGCATTTTCCTGGTTTGGGATATATCAAGAAACTTTCGATGAATCATCACATCGAGACGCTTGCCCTCTACTTCAATCCGGCGACTTAG
- a CDS encoding sce7726 family protein, which translates to MINIASEQLAALSRLFSSGVVREMARKGRSPIFARLAAQSGLCRSLPGSDCVRDLFDTAFALLKREGYRHEYIYKTALTHNILLGIHGLKNASMLTEFRIRECKADVAILNGTSTVYEIKSERDSLSRLERQVAAYSKVFAKVYVVAAEDHVCSVLGSVPSYVGVMRLSKRYQISRLREALDQPERTEPEVIFESIRTQEARSILHALGVQIPLVPNTELNGALRELFITLKPREAHEGMVRVLRTTRNLLPLSGLVAQLPYSLKTAALSVPLRKLDHARLVSAVNTPLKDSLVWA; encoded by the coding sequence ATGATCAACATTGCGTCAGAACAATTAGCTGCACTTTCTCGGCTCTTTTCCTCAGGAGTAGTCCGGGAAATGGCGAGAAAAGGCAGATCGCCTATCTTTGCGAGATTGGCAGCTCAGTCTGGACTCTGTCGATCATTGCCTGGATCCGATTGTGTGAGGGACCTGTTCGATACAGCGTTCGCACTACTAAAGCGCGAAGGTTATCGACATGAATATATTTATAAGACAGCGCTCACTCATAATATATTGCTCGGCATACATGGGTTAAAAAATGCTTCGATGCTAACTGAATTTCGCATACGTGAATGTAAGGCTGACGTTGCGATTCTCAATGGCACATCGACAGTTTACGAAATTAAGTCCGAACGTGATTCTCTCAGCCGGCTGGAGCGCCAAGTGGCTGCATATTCCAAAGTATTCGCCAAAGTGTATGTTGTTGCCGCTGAAGATCACGTTTGTTCGGTTCTCGGCTCAGTACCTTCGTACGTAGGCGTGATGCGCCTTAGCAAGCGCTATCAGATTTCACGGTTAAGAGAAGCATTAGATCAACCAGAGCGAACAGAACCTGAGGTAATCTTCGAGTCGATACGGACGCAAGAAGCACGCTCAATTTTACATGCTCTAGGTGTGCAAATTCCGTTGGTACCCAATACTGAACTAAACGGAGCGCTTCGAGAATTATTCATTACGTTGAAACCGCGTGAGGCACACGAAGGCATGGTGAGAGTCCTCAGGACAACACGCAATCTGCTTCCGCTCTCGGGTCTGGTTGCTCAACTTCCGTACTCACTGAAGACGGCAGCCCTCTCCGTACCTCTTCGAAAGCTAGACCATGCAAGACTCGTTTCGGCAGTGAACACGCCTTTGAAAGACTCATTGGTCTGGGCATAA
- a CDS encoding ImmA/IrrE family metallo-endopeptidase codes for MSERHIYFEKMKALARHKRELYNIPTATLGLREVRKIYSAESIRIDYYRLPYKIKALYMCSDADYSVAIQKNLPEEPKLFALIHELKHHYCDQDDINKGKINCGDYNQNELIEIGAEVFAAEFLYPEIEFSQDIQSSKISTWTPDAVVMFKKHCKAKVSYQFVCKRLERLGLISRNQFKDIQFQKLEYQIFGLPYHLRHRFAS; via the coding sequence TAAACGAGAACTTTACAACATACCTACGGCTACATTGGGGTTGAGGGAAGTGCGAAAGATTTATTCTGCGGAAAGCATCCGCATAGATTATTACCGTTTACCTTATAAGATTAAAGCCTTATATATGTGCTCCGATGCAGACTATTCCGTAGCAATTCAGAAGAACTTACCTGAAGAACCTAAACTTTTTGCCTTGATTCACGAACTCAAGCACCACTACTGCGACCAAGACGATATAAACAAAGGTAAAATTAATTGCGGCGATTACAATCAAAATGAATTGATAGAGATCGGGGCTGAAGTATTTGCGGCGGAATTTCTCTATCCAGAGATTGAATTTTCTCAGGATATACAATCTTCAAAAATTTCCACTTGGACTCCAGATGCGGTCGTTATGTTTAAAAAGCACTGTAAGGCCAAAGTTAGCTACCAGTTTGTATGCAAGCGCCTAGAACGTCTTGGGTTAATATCACGCAATCAATTCAAGGACATTCAATTTCAAAAGCTGGAGTATCAAATCTTTGGCCTGCCATACCACTTGCGCCATAGATTCGCTTCATGA